Below is a window of Corvus cornix cornix isolate S_Up_H32 chromosome 10, ASM73873v5, whole genome shotgun sequence DNA.
GTATGCAATTATGTTTTCAAAGTAACTTGTCAGACgagcaaattaatttcagtttgcTGGTCTAGGTTTCGTAGCTTGACAACTGCTTTCTTCAGAGATGCCATGGGGTTTCTTCTACTCTTTGATCTGACAAATGAGCAAAGCTTTCTGAATGTCAGGAACTGGATAagtatggctttttttttttccttcctttctttacGTGGGTGGAATGGGGAGTGGGGGTTATGTTTCTAAATATGGAGTCTCACTGAGAAATAGAACTTAAAATACTGGGTTTTATGGCTTTCTCagtaaaaaaatgtaagttttgTATTCATAATTGTAATAGCTGCTAGTGATGGCTTCTAGGGCTCACCTGAAATTCAGCTTTGCCTACTGAACTTGAATCTTAACCTATATAAAAGCAAGCTGAGACAATATCCTATCCCTGGCTCTGGTGCTGTTCAGTAATTTAAGTGTGTGGGGAGCCTATGCAAAAGTATTTTGACTCACCTGAAGCTTTGTCAGCAAAACTTAATGGAAGGCAAATGTTACTTGGCTGGTATATCTCAGCAAAGGTGCTCCCAAACTGCATCATCCATCTGGAGAGGGGAGCAGATCCTTTCCTGGCAGCTCACTGTAGATGCTTAGTGAGTGTAACTCCTTAAGCTGCAAATACATGAGTTTCTGTGCTAACTGTGTTAGGCTTCTGTTTCTCTGGGTTTTTCACTGGGTGTGTGACAGTGGAAACCCACCTGTTCTCTGGCCCCTCAGTGCAACTGCAGAAGTCCTGTGAGCTAAGGAGGGAACATGCTTGGTTTGTGGTAGTGTTCCTAGGGAGCTGTATGTGTGGCAGTAAGTTGTGACCCCTATTTATGTTGGTGCTGCCAGGTCAGCTACAAATGCATGCATATTGTGAAAACCCAGACATTGTGTTATGTGGAAACAAGAGTGACCTGGAAGACCAAAGGATGGTGAAGGAAGAGGAGGCTAAGGAACTTGCAGAAAAATATGGGTAAGTAACTTTCTTTCTATTTAGAGCAGAATGAGAGATCTTctgtaatgctttttttctgtatacTGAAAGGTTATTGTGAGAATAAGCATTTTAGAATGCTTAACTGGCTGGTAtgatatctttttttctgtctgagattaatattttctgcGCTGCTTAAAAGTAAATACTTAGTATTGCAATAATCCTGGCACTGGAGATTGGCTAGTCTTCTTTGCTTGGCAGTAAACAGAGTAAATTTTCACAAACAttctggaaaagagagagaatttaGCTAGAGAGGCAGGTGAATAATGGGGTCACTTCTTTGCTCTTACCTGTGCTGAGGCATCTGCACTCTCACAGGCTCCCAGCGAGTCTGAAAACTGAGCCAGACTAGTAGGAAGACAGGGCAGCCTTGCCCTTCCCCTTCCTGGTTAAGCACAGGTCATGTGTCTCTGAAAGAAGTATGTGAAATCTTTGTTCCAGTCAGATATTAATTTGTACTTTTATACTCCCTTAACTCTTTCATGGTGCTCATCTTTGAATTACATTTGCATTTCACTGAGAATCAGAAAGGCACTTCTGAAGGAACTCATCTGGTGCATTTGTGGTGTTTTAATTCATGTAGTGGAACAATTTTCTAGCTCATGAACTGGATTCCTTCTCAACTGAAAACTTAAAAAGTTAAATGATGTGCTCCAACCAGTAATCCACCTTCAGTCTGGAGGGATAGAGTAGAGCTACTCCAAAGTAAATCCCACAAGACAGGCATAGTGTGAACACTGGCTCCTCAGTGAAACTGCCTTGTTCTGCAGGTCTTCCGCTGTGTCATGACGTTTGCTAGGCACAAATTAGCTTGCCTTgacctttaaaaatcattggAGGCAAATCAGAAAAAATCTGTCTATGAGATAGAAATGGTGCAGTAATACCTTCTCACTTTTTCCATCTCTTGTGAAAATGCTTGTTTGAAGTCCATGTCACACAGACAACAGCAAGTGCATTTGGTACTTTAACCAGCTGCTTGTGAAGGAGCAATAAGTTTTAAACAGCAGCAGGTGGCATGTGACCATATCTTAAATCTCTTTGCATGtgacttctgaaaataatttatgaagTATTTATCTTTGTGTCTGAAAATGCAACTTAATTTAGGAATAGTGAGCTACAAGTCAAGGTTGTGGATCACATCCTATCTGTAGGCAGTTACAAAGTTCTCTGCCCTGTAGAGGCGAGACAGGATAGCTGCTAGGAGTCACTTTCTCCTGAGGGGAGGCAAGATAAATCCTGCAGCAGTTAACAGTCTTCTGTTAACAGAAGTGTGAGATAGTGAACATCCCCTTCTGTGGAAGGGACTCGTACTGATATGTGGTGTATTTGAAACAGATTGCAAGAGACCTGCACAGAGACAGTAAGATACTTTTGGCCACTCATTAGGTCTTGCAAGTTAAGtaagaaatacttaaaattctGAAGTGACAGTATCAGTTTCCTGGGCAGTAACACAAATGCAGCTGTAGCATCATGCTGTGGGGAGCACAAAACCAAGACGGCCACAGCCTGTGGACCCACAGTGGAACATCCTGATCCacaacaataaagaaaacaaacaatgtACTTTAGCAACCAAGGTGCCAGAAACTTTTGACAAAGAAAAAGTGATCTGAGcactgagatttctttttttatgtaaGAAAGTTTAGAGTTGTGGTGTCAATAGAAGAAAGTCACCTTCTGTAGTGATAAGAGTACCACACTGTGAGTCTTTACTGCCTTGTTTgcaaagaaatgcagcattcCTTCTCTTGCAATTACTTTGTCCTTCTGTGCACAAGTGTTCTCCTTACTGATTTCTATTCACATCAGCTCTGGACTAACTGCATCTCTTGCATGGAAcggagtttaaaaaaacaaagctcagGAGCACAACATTGGGAACTCATACTGACAAGTGCCTCTGTAAATTGTGGACTCCTTTAACACTTGCCCTTCTGCCCTGCCTTCAGTCAGCctcttcattaatttctttttcatttcagaccACTGAGCACTCAGTGTCTCTCTTCTCTGGAGTAGCAGTGACAGTCTTAGTGTGATTTCTAAGTATGTGGCAGTAATCCtgcattgttttttttctcccgtGAGTTACAACTGTGTGATGTAAGTTTATATTTTTCGTCTTCTGCAGAATACCGTATTTTGAAACCAGTGCAGCAAATGGGAGTAATGTAAGCAAAGCCATTGAAACTCTGCTTGACCTCATTATGAAGCGCATGGAACGATGTGTGGATAAATCCTGGATCCCTGAAGGGGTGGTGCGCTCCAATGGGCACAGCTCTACAGAACAACTGAATGAGGAgcaagaaaaaggcaaatgtgGCTGTTAGCCCAGTTACAATTAAGTTTAATGTGTATGATACAGTACAGTCGCAGCTTACCTGTTTAACTTCGGGACGAATCACTTTGTGTAGTTATTTAATGAGCTATATTAATTCTTGatactaatttttatttgcttctctCAAACAACATTGACCTTCGCTTGCAAGGTATGCAGTTTATTAGTGGTGGGACAGAAGTTTAATTTGGTTTAGCACTGGATGTTCCTCTAATTCTCTCCTTGggaagaaaggggaggaaaggaattTTCATTACCAAATTCAGAAACATATCTCTATGGGCAGCCAGAAAGGGTAGGCTTCTGAATTGAAGGGTTTTCAGTTGCACTTGGAAGTCTCCGTTAACTACACAGAGTAGGCATTTAGATTAGCTATTGTGACAGCTCTTGGTGTCTCCTAACAGCAAGATTACCAACTTGGTTCTtggttttaaacagaaatatttaatcatTTCACCAATTAACAACAATCTTAAAGAGCACATCCTGTGTTTTCTACAAAAGCCTGTGGGTAGCTTTTCCTTACTCTCCTAAACCATCAGCTTTCAGTGATGAAAACCAAAGGGAAGCTATTCAGTACAGAATAAAAAGCTCCAGAGAAGCACAGGGGTGTGCACACAGAGCACTTGGGGCATGTCATGTAATTGAACATGTAAACTACAACTGTACTATATCAAATATATCCAACGCAGCTGATGAGACCTCCTGACATTTGAATTTCTAGAACATGCGTATACATAAATTTATATGTAAATGGCATAACTGTGCATCTGTTATGTTTCTTTTATATTGCTACTCATGTTTTAACAGGAATGTAGGGCAACCTAGATGTCAGCAAAATTTCATCAGAGTTGGTGCTTTGCACTGAATTTGTTCTACCAAACACAGATTGAgaatatttcttcaaatttgGATTGAGAAATGAATGATTGTTGTCTTCTGGTGAGATGCAGCTAAGATACTAGTCCTGCAATCAGTATTTCTATGAATTTATAATGCTCATTTTGTTTTGCCAACCTTTGTGTCCTGTACATCTTGGTTATCATATAGTCATTTATGGCTTGCTCATTTCCTTtagattgtattttaaaaagtatagagttacttttcttcccccctctcccccccaaAGAATCacataaatgtaatttttggtTTCAGTGGATCATGCTAGTCtaaccatttttatttattcatatgaCCTAGGAAACAATCAgtatttttgggggttttgccCAGACTGATTTATAAGATGTGCCTACCAAATTGTTTTCTACCCTGGCAGAGGCTGTATAATGTAAGGTATTGCCAATTAAAGTCATAAAATGCCAAATTGAGTCTTGTTACAGACCTTCCACAGCAGCTTGTTTACAGAACGCCAAAGCTATTGCTTCTttagaaattatgtatttatttatttaaatattctaaCTACTGCAATTTCAGGCAAGTATTGATACCAATTATGAACATGAATTGCAGCATAACAAATTTTTTGAAGGAAGGACCAAAAATGTTTCTAGAATAGAAtctaagaacaaaaatattgatGTAGCTTCTGGTTATATTAATTAATCCAAGAATAAGTGTTAAAATTTggttcttaaaatattttacgACAGTAATGCATTGTTCTTTAACAAACACCATGTGTAAATATTAGATTTTTATCACAGCctacacagaatatttttaaagtgcaatATAATTTGACTGCTCTGGGGCTaggacagaaataaaagcaatttatatGAGTATGGGGTGTTGGTTTTTTCTACTCCACTTCTAAAATGCTTGTAGACCGGACTTACTGTAGTTTAATTCAGAGTGCCTTTTGAAGTTACCATCACATCTCTGACCAGTAGAGTAAGAAGCTGTACTGTAAGACACAATACATTTCAATGTACTTCAgtgtctgaattttttttaatgtaaccctttgcttttcagagggTTGCAGTGGAACTTTGTCATGCATTAACTTAAAATGGGAGTTTTCATGCTGATAGCTCCATTCAGTTCCTGAAAACTTTAAGGATTATTGCAACCAGCTGTTGAGCTAAGTCACTACTGAAATAGTGTAAAAATAGTTCCTTTTGAATACTTAtgtttaaattggatattaaatattaaaatactgaaactgCCATATTTGTCATGCCTATTATTTGTAACTATTTACAAAGAGGATCTGCATAAAATTGCTTTGATGTCAGCCTTTGAAATGTGCCATAGGATTTATCTGTTTTAATTATCGTGTGACAAAACTTTTGTTCCCTTTTAAACTCTCATGAGAAATCACAGTTAATGGTTCTTGACAGTAAACTACACTGTTCTTACTAGACTAGtactggttttaaaaaacaaagaaacaagaattCTTATGTGACGAGAAACTGTTATTTCAAGAAAAGTTGTTTCCATTCAGTGTCAGATGGAGACACTGATCTGTAATTGAATAGAGTTTTGGAAAGGATTTCCATTAAGATGGATTGTCCCAGGATTTCTTATTATAATATAAAATAGTTAAACATTCCTGATATGAACTTTGCCAGCACTGTTGAACTGAACTGAACTGAGACAACATTTCCTGTTGTCTCAGTTCCATGTCAGTCTGTGCCCTGCACTGTCCCTTTTTGTTGTGAGGTTTCTTTGTTCAAACGTGTCCGAGATCTGTGTTGTGGCCAAGATACTTCTTGGTGACCCTCTCTTGCACTGACCAAACCAGTCAGATGGGGCCTGGTGAATGCTGGGTGATGCCAGGAGGAGCCCAAGCCCAAACTGATGCAGGCATCAGTTCTATGTTCCTAAGACATTCAGGACGCTGCTCATCTGGACATGTCACATGTTCAGAGCAAAGGGAATCAAACTATACATTTTGTCAACTTTATTGCTTCTACAAAGGTAAGTAGCCTGATTTTTCAGACTAACTGCTTCCATCAAGAGTAGTGTCTATTACCAGGTAGGTTATAATGTGCTGGAGGACATTGCTGCTATTCAGAGGTTCCTTGACAGGCAAGAAAATGAGCTGAACTAAACCTCATTAAGTTTAAAAAGGGCAAGTGTCAAGTGTCACTGGGTATTACATCTGGGCTGCAATAACCCTATGTAGTAGCGCtagctgaaaaaatatttttcagaaaagggGATGAGCATCCTGTTCCAAAGCAGGCTGACCAGAAGCCAAaagtgctgctgtggcagagaagGCCAGCTGTATCCAGGGCTGCACTGGTAAAATGAAGGCAGCAGATTGGCAAAGTTGGTCTTTCCTTATCTTCAGTAATTGTAAGACTGCCTAGAGTTCTGTGTCCTGTTTTGGACACCTCAGTAGAAGAAAGACATTGACACAGTGGAGTGAGTCCAGCAGCTGCCATCaggatcagagggctggagcacaaggGGTAGGAAGAGACAGAACAGAGGTTGCTTAGCTTTAAGCTTAGGGAGACCTTTCTGCTATCTTGAACTCTCATGGGAGGATACACAGAAGGTGGAGCCAGACCTATCTCAGAGGGCATAGGGATAGGAAAgaggcaagagagaaaaagttCTCTGGAAAATTAAGATTAAATAGTAGGAAAAGATTGTCACCATACAAGTGGTAAGAAATTGGAACAGGAGCTGAGTAAGGTTATGAAATCTCCATCTTTGAAGACACTAAAAACTAAACTTGGATGTGGTGCTGAGCCTGGTATTAATTTGTTCTGCTTTGAGCAGTGCTTTACTctagatgacctccagaagTGTCTTCCACCTAATGGGATCATATGTCTCTGAACCTGATCCTACAACTGCATTTTCCTGACAGTTCATTCCTTCATATGACTATGACAGTTCTTTTACTTCTATTAGGAAACTTGTACAAATCCATAAATACTTGCTGATCAGAGCTTTGCTGTGTTGTTTTGTGACGTGTATGAGTTTAAGGTATTTAGTTGAGATGTTTGGTGAAACAATTCTTGCTGTAGTAATCTGTGTCAAAAACAAATGAGCCACTTGGTTTGCTGCAAAATCTCCTCTTCCACTGAGGCTGTTTTTCATCTGGATACCTAATTTTGTCTGTGAATAACTATTAATGGAGTTAGAAGTACatactgtttttttaataattaatctGGATTCTGTCACCAGCAACCTTCAATCTATATTACCTTTTAGTCAGGAACAAGCACTTCAAATCTACAACATAATGGCTTGTAGAGGAGATTAGTGCTTTGATGTGAAAAAAGGAGATGTGGGTGAAAGTGTGATGGTAAATGCTTTTATTATCACTGTGCACTTACATCCTGTCTGTTGGACATATTGGTGGCAGTCTGTAATTCAAAGTGTTTAAATTGTAGAAGCCACCAAAGACTTCACAATACAGGACTCTGCCAGGAAAAGTGAAATACAGCCCATGGGGAAAGTAAATTGCATAGGCAGGAAACTCAAAGTaatcaaactgaaaaaggagaACAGCCCTGGACCTAAGCAAACTTGTTTACTATTTGGTTTTACCTCTAGCTGTAAACTTGTCTTCCTAGCTTCCCTCATAAAAttggattttgtgtgtgtgtttagtATTTCCTGTTATCACCTGGGCTGCCATCCTCTGTCACTGCCACAGAGCCTGGCCTGCAGTGAGAGTCATTCACATCCTGTACAgtcctgtgctccagcctggatcTCCTGCAGTAGATGTGACTGAGGTCTGGTTTTCAGAAAGATTGGAGACAGCCTTAGTGCTGATAAGGTGACTCCACTGTGCTAAAGCAGTTTTAGTTTCTTCCTCCAGTATTTCTTAATACAGCACCAAGCtgactgcatttcttttgttgttctAGAAACCAGAAAGCAAAAACTGCTTTAGAGGCACATGCAATTCAGCACATGGATTTTTCACCAGATACTCAGGtagttaatttcttttaagtgGAGAAGCAGGGATTGTGGTGGTAAAGACTTATGTGGTGAGGAAGATTTCAGActcagagctgggacagcaTCCTACAATTGAATATGGAGAAGACCTCCAATTCCAAACACTTCAGGAAGGTACAGGGCCTAGGATTTAGGACCTTTCACAATAAACAAGTAACTCTaggagagggaacagaaggAGTAATAGGTACCTGTATGGTGTGCAGAGCCATTGGTTTTAGACAGGACTTCAAATTTTGCTTAGATTTTGGATTTTACAGAtaggaaaacagcacaaaaactgTTGCCTGAATTTTACAGCAAATCAACTGTAGACTTAAAAATCTATGTCTaactccctttcttttccttgggtTACTGTGTCTATCCATATGTTAGTACCGATTCGTTAATTTCTCGCCCTTGGAACACAGTTTTTCCTTTACAAACATACACCAGGGCCTTGTACCCGTGCGGGCCCGCTCAGGGCCGGTGGGGGGCGGGCGCGGTGCGCGGCGGAGTCGGCAGGGGGCGCTGCGGgagccgggcccgccccgcgccgccgcctccggTCAGCGGGGCCGCGCTtccgcccgcgccgccgccgccatgcGCATCGAGAAGTGCTACTTCTGCTCGGGGCCCATCTACCCGGGACACGGCGTCATGTTTGTGCGCAACGACTGCAAGGTACCGCCCGACCGGCACCGGCGCCGCTCTCCCCGCAGCGCTCACGGCTGCTCCCTGTGCCGGCCCGGCCTGTGCGGCGGGGATCGCTGTCACCGGCCGCGCCCCACGCGGAGCGCTCATAGCCGGAGCCTCTGTCCGGGGCCGGGGTCGCCGTTGGCGGTCGGCACGGGGCCGTGCTGCAGTCCATGGTGTGGGGGACGGGAGCCCGAAATGAGTGTAGTTGATCAGAGCACGGTGCTGAGAACACCGAGATTTTGGGTTCGATCCCTGCACGGGCCACTtacttaagagctggactcgGTAATCCTTGTGGGTCCGTTCCAACTCTGActattctgtgaatctgtgaaaTTCATGTCTTACTGATATTTAAATATAAGGACCTGGAGCGACGCAGTAATTTGGCAGTTGGTGTGGCCGTCGGCAAGAGTGGGGGCTGAattatttgctttcagtttttagTAAGAAATAATACATTTCGCAGAACACAGAATCCTCATCGTTTAATTTTCAGGTGGCAGCAGGTGGGTGCTCGGCTCTGAGCAGACACCGCAGGCAGGCGCGGAGGGCCGGCATGTCCCTCGTGGGGCTCTGGGAAAAGCTGTGACTCCGGGATCTGATGTGACTCACCCAGCTGAGGCTGTCAGAACAGCAGGAGCATGGCACTCTGGGCTCTGCGCCGGGCTGACAAGTTTGTATTCTAAATGTTGTGTATAGTTTTCCAGCCTCTGCCGTGCTCCTCATTGGTGCTGCGGGGCCTTGGAGCCCCCAGGGTGAAGCGCAGCTTGCGCAAATCGCTTCCTTCCCGTGCCCAGACGTCAGAACAGATCCCGGCCGGGCCGTGCTGCTCGCATGAGTCACAGCTCCGGGAAGCCTGGGGGTGGATGCGCACTGACACGGGTCTGTGAGCTCCGAAAGGCCACAAGGGATGTGTTTTTAGATAAGGTAGCACAGTGGC
It encodes the following:
- the RAB27A gene encoding ras-related protein Rab-27A — protein: MSDGDYDYLIKFLALGDSGVGKTSLLYQYTDGKFNSKFITTVGIDFREKRVVYRPNGPDGVGGRGQRIHLQLWDTAGQERFRSLTTAFFRDAMGFLLLFDLTNEQSFLNVRNWISQLQMHAYCENPDIVLCGNKSDLEDQRMVKEEEAKELAEKYGIPYFETSAANGSNVSKAIETLLDLIMKRMERCVDKSWIPEGVVRSNGHSSTEQLNEEQEKGKCGC